The Primulina eburnea isolate SZY01 chromosome 6, ASM2296580v1, whole genome shotgun sequence genome contains a region encoding:
- the LOC140833286 gene encoding uncharacterized protein, with the protein MDQPPTSLDSNSATTGSSHASNKRKYNNNMGGERVVVAVKIEGNGKKQRSEGSPSDCWSWRKYGQKPIKGSPYPRGYYRCSTSKNCSAKKQVERCKTDATTLIITYSTCAHNHPDQPDSRKQEPEGTPKQEPESKHEQETPFKDHNNTYNNIDQGDYPKFTFNSLEDHLVEENPYNEDLQLSSLPLDFSEFKTEENDFYDELEELPTSSFFTAFMRSDFCDRRILLNPF; encoded by the exons ATGGATCAGCCGCCTACCAGTTTGGATTCCAACTCCGCAACAACAGGGAGTAGTCATGCATCAAACAAGAG AAAGTACAATAATAATATGGGTGGCGAGAGGGTTGTGGTAGCTGTGAAAATAGAAGGAAATGGTAAAAAACAGAGAAGTGAAGGGTCTCCTTCTGACTGTTGGTCTTGGAGGAAATATGGCCAGAAACCCATTAAAGGATCTCCTTATCCGAG GGGTTACTACAGATGCAGCACATCCAAGAATTGTTCTGCAAAGAAACAAGTAGAAAGATGCAAAACAGATGCAACAACGCTCATAATCACCTACAGTACTTGTGCCCACAATCATCCAGATCAGCCTGATAGTCGGAAACAAGAACCAGAGGGAACTCCAAAACAAGAACCAGAATCTAAGCATGAACAAGAAACTCCCTTTAAAGATCATAATAATACTTATAATAATATCGATCAAGGAGACTATCCCAAATTTACATTCAACTCACTTGAAGATCACCTCGTCGAAGAAAACCCATACAATGAAGATCTTCAGCTGTCTTCTCTTCCGCTGGATTTTTCGGAGTTCAAAACTGAGGAAAACGACTTTTATGATGAACTTGAAGAACTGCCCACTTCTTCATTTTTCACTGCCTTCATGAGAAGTGATTTTTGTGACAGAAGGATTCTTTTGAACCCTTTTTGA